One region of Danio rerio strain Tuebingen ecotype United States chromosome 5, GRCz12tu, whole genome shotgun sequence genomic DNA includes:
- the wnt11f2 gene encoding protein Wnt-11 isoform X1: MRGRAESKRRFSRLCVECPSCAICSQSGLTINGSSVGWNQTHHCKLLDGLVPDQQQLCKRNLELMHSIVRAARLTKSACTSSFSDMRWNCSSIESAPHFTPDLAKGTREAAFVFSLAAAVVSHAIARACASGDLPSCSCAAMPSEQAAPDFRWGGCGDNLRYGLQMGSAFSDAPIRNRRSGPQAFRLMQLHNNAVGRQVLMDSLEMKCKCHGVSGSCSVKTCWKGLQDISTISADLKSKYLSATKVIPRQIGTRRQLVPREMEVRPVGENELVYLVSSPDYCTQNAKQGSLGTTDRQCNKTASGSESCGLMCCGRGYNAYTEVLVERCQCKYHWCCYVSCKTCKRTVERYVCK; encoded by the exons TGGTTTGACGATAAACGGGAGCTCGGTGGGCTGGAATCAGACGCACCACTGTAAACTTCTGGACGGGCTCGTTCCCGATCAGCAGCAGCTCTGCAAGCGCAACCTCGAGCTCATGCACAGCATTGTACGCGCGGCCAGACTCACCAAGAGCGCGTGCACGAGCTCCTTCAGTGATATGCGCTGGAACTGCTCGTCCATCGAGAGCGCGCCACACTTCACCCCTGACCTGGCCAAAG GGACCCGTGAGGCAGCGTTTGTGTTTTCTCTGGCTGCTGCGGTGGTCAGTCATGCCATAGCTCGTGCCTGTGCATCTGGAGACCTGCCCAGCTGTTCCTGTGCTGCAATGCCGTCAGAGCAGGCGGCTCCTGATTTCCGCTGGGGTGGATGTGGAGATAACCTTCGCTACGGCCTACAGATGGGCTCCGCTTTCTCAGATGCACCAATAAGGAACCGGCGCTCGGGCCCACAGGCCTTTAGACTCATGCAGCTTCACAACAATGCTGTTGGCAGACAG GTGCTTATGGACTCTCTAGAGATGAAGTGCAAATGTCATGGCGTTTCTGGCTCATGCTCTGTAAAGACCTGTTGGAAGGGTCTTCAAGACATCAGCACCATCTCCGCCGACCTCAAGTCTAAATACCTGTCGGCCACCAAGGTGATTCCGCGTCAGATTGGCACACGCCGGCAGCTTGTGCCCCGAGAGATGGAGGTGAGGCCGGTTGGAGAGAATGAACTAGTCTACCTGGTCAGCTCACCGGATTACTGCACACAGAACGCCAAACAGGGGTCACTGGGGACCACAGACAG GCAGTGTAACAAGACGGCGAGCGGCAGTGAGAGCTGTGGGCTGATGTGTTGTGGACGGGGTTATAATGCCTACACAGAGGTGCTGGTGGAGCGCTGCCAGTGTAAATACCACTGGTGCTGTTACGTGTCCTGCAAAACCTGCAAGCGCACCGTCGAGAGATACGTCTGCAAGTGA
- the wnt11f2 gene encoding protein Wnt-11 precursor, translating to MTEYRNFLLLFITSLSVIYPCTGISWLGLTINGSSVGWNQTHHCKLLDGLVPDQQQLCKRNLELMHSIVRAARLTKSACTSSFSDMRWNCSSIESAPHFTPDLAKGTREAAFVFSLAAAVVSHAIARACASGDLPSCSCAAMPSEQAAPDFRWGGCGDNLRYGLQMGSAFSDAPIRNRRSGPQAFRLMQLHNNAVGRQVLMDSLEMKCKCHGVSGSCSVKTCWKGLQDISTISADLKSKYLSATKVIPRQIGTRRQLVPREMEVRPVGENELVYLVSSPDYCTQNAKQGSLGTTDRQCNKTASGSESCGLMCCGRGYNAYTEVLVERCQCKYHWCCYVSCKTCKRTVERYVCK from the exons TGGTTTGACGATAAACGGGAGCTCGGTGGGCTGGAATCAGACGCACCACTGTAAACTTCTGGACGGGCTCGTTCCCGATCAGCAGCAGCTCTGCAAGCGCAACCTCGAGCTCATGCACAGCATTGTACGCGCGGCCAGACTCACCAAGAGCGCGTGCACGAGCTCCTTCAGTGATATGCGCTGGAACTGCTCGTCCATCGAGAGCGCGCCACACTTCACCCCTGACCTGGCCAAAG GGACCCGTGAGGCAGCGTTTGTGTTTTCTCTGGCTGCTGCGGTGGTCAGTCATGCCATAGCTCGTGCCTGTGCATCTGGAGACCTGCCCAGCTGTTCCTGTGCTGCAATGCCGTCAGAGCAGGCGGCTCCTGATTTCCGCTGGGGTGGATGTGGAGATAACCTTCGCTACGGCCTACAGATGGGCTCCGCTTTCTCAGATGCACCAATAAGGAACCGGCGCTCGGGCCCACAGGCCTTTAGACTCATGCAGCTTCACAACAATGCTGTTGGCAGACAG GTGCTTATGGACTCTCTAGAGATGAAGTGCAAATGTCATGGCGTTTCTGGCTCATGCTCTGTAAAGACCTGTTGGAAGGGTCTTCAAGACATCAGCACCATCTCCGCCGACCTCAAGTCTAAATACCTGTCGGCCACCAAGGTGATTCCGCGTCAGATTGGCACACGCCGGCAGCTTGTGCCCCGAGAGATGGAGGTGAGGCCGGTTGGAGAGAATGAACTAGTCTACCTGGTCAGCTCACCGGATTACTGCACACAGAACGCCAAACAGGGGTCACTGGGGACCACAGACAG GCAGTGTAACAAGACGGCGAGCGGCAGTGAGAGCTGTGGGCTGATGTGTTGTGGACGGGGTTATAATGCCTACACAGAGGTGCTGGTGGAGCGCTGCCAGTGTAAATACCACTGGTGCTGTTACGTGTCCTGCAAAACCTGCAAGCGCACCGTCGAGAGATACGTCTGCAAGTGA